Proteins from one Diorhabda carinulata isolate Delta chromosome 10, icDioCari1.1, whole genome shotgun sequence genomic window:
- the LOC130899048 gene encoding 28S ribosomal protein S7, mitochondrial translates to MRLCIPEERILCLILVINILTLLFHGYILKMFTLRNLFLRTNLKTLSNIVQQNGMSQYPSYYIKPVYIKEAQEELIKSGEFQKLSHLPTRAALSDQTCSLAHDPLVNLMINYCMKEGNKVLARSLLEQCFEDIKRLQLEKYHKAKSEEEKLQINLNPRDIFHKAVENCKPLLQLTPIKRGGIKYQVPVPITEKRAQFLSMKWLIAAANDKDRPVRFHLQLARELIDASNNTGRVIKRKQDLHKQCEANRAYAHYRWS, encoded by the exons ATGCGTTTATGCATACCAGAGGAGCGCATTCTATGTTTGATATTAGTAATTAACATCTTAACCTTACTTTTTCATGGATATATACTTAAAATGTTTACTTTAAGGAATCTATTTCTAAGAacgaatttgaaaactttaag taatataGTTCAACAAAATGGCATGTCTCAATATCCCAGTTACTATATTAAACCTGTTTACATTAAAGAAGCTCAGGAAGAATTGATAAAAAGTggagaatttcaaaaattatctcatttgCCAACACGAGCAGCTTTATCGGATCAAACCTGCTCATTGGCTCACGATCCATTAGTAAA cttaatgataaattattgtATGAAAGAGGGAAACAAAGTTCTTGCTAGAAGTTTATTAGAGCAATGCTTTGAAGATATAAAAAGATTGCAGTTGGAAAAATATCATAAAGCCAAaagtgaagaagaaaaattacagATCAATTTAAATCCCagagatatttttcataaagcTGTAGAAAATTGTAAACCACTATTACAGCTTACACCAATCAAAAGAGGCGGAATAAAATATCAA GTGCCTGTACCAATCACAGAAAAAAGAGCACAATTTCTATCTATGAAATGGTTAATAGCAGCAGCGAATGACAAAGATAGACCAGTGAGGTTCCATTTGCAATTGGCTCGAGAATTGATAGATGCTTCTAATAATACAGGGAGagttataaaaagaaaacaggaTCTTCACAAGCAATGCGAAGCGAATAGAGCGTATGCTCATTATAGATGGagttaa